Proteins co-encoded in one Erinaceus europaeus chromosome 2, mEriEur2.1, whole genome shotgun sequence genomic window:
- the LOC132533061 gene encoding mucin-2-like isoform X1, translating into MVVSNMLRPLQIAAVLCGAKAARPLPPDNFIVCQSPTISHQLHKTTVSMHINYTQHHSPHSLSLHTASAPQSLSLHTACLLHPVLVSTQAQSPPSLSLHPASVSTLPRSPHNHSSTLLQLHTDSVSKQTRLPHSLSLHTASISTQPQSPHSLTPHSLNLHTTTVSTHPQSPHCLNLHPAQAPPSLSLHTASTHRRRSTQTQSLHNLNLHTASIPHSLVLHTALVSTQSQLHKASVSTQPPSPPSLSFHPPSVSTQHQLHTASVSTLPRSPHKHSSTLLQLHTDSVSTQSPLPHSLTFHTASVPHSLGLYTASAPHSLSPNSLSSTQHQLHTGAAPPSLSVHTSASTQLHSPHSLSSTQPVSTKPQSPHSLSLTNPQLHTVSVSTQHQSHRASAPHSLGSTQPQSPHSLCLHTASVSTQPHHHTISVSIQPHSPHSLDLHTTSVSIQPHSPHSLGLPTASAPHRLGRYTATVSTQSQSPHSISLHAASAPHSLSLRTASLLVASVSTQPQSPNSLNLHPASVSTQPQLHIASLSTQPQSPHSINSTQALLHTTSASTQPQCPHNLGLHTA; encoded by the exons ATGGTGGTCTCGAACATGCTCAGGCCTCTCCAGATTGCTGCCGTACTATGTGGGGCAAAAGCAGCCAGGCCTCTGCCACCTGACAACTTCATAGTGTGTCAGTCTCCAACCATATCACATCAGCTCCACAAAACAACAGTCTCCATGCACATCAACTACACACAGCATCACTCACCACACAGCCTTAGTCTCCACACAGCCTCAGCTCCACAAAGCCTCAGTCTCCACACAGCCTGTCTCCTCCACCCAGTCTTAGTCTCCACACAGGCTCAGTCTCCACCCAGCCTCAGTCTCCACCCAGC CTCAGTCTCCACACTGCCTCGGTCTCCACACAACCACAGCTCCACACTGCTTCAACTCCACACAGACTCGGTCTCCAAACAGACTCGGTTGCCACACAGCCTCAGTCTCCACACAGCCTCAATCTCCACACAGCCTCAATCTCCACACAGCCTCA CTCCACACAGCCTCAATCTCCACACAACCACAGTCTCAACACATCCTCAGTCTCCACACTGCCTCAATCTCCACCCAGCCCAAGCTCCACCTAGCCTCAGTCTCCACACAGCATCAACACACAGGCGCAGGTCCACCCAGACTCAGTCTCTACACAACCTCAACCTCCACACAGCCTCAATTCCACACAGCCTAGTTCTCCACACAGCCTTGGTCTCAACACAGTCTCAGCTACATAAAGCCTCAGTCTCCACACAGCCTCCGTCTCCACCCAGCCTCAGTTTCCACCCACCCTCAGTCTCCACACAGCATCAGCTCCACACAGCCTCAGTCTCCACACTGCCTCGGTCTCCACACAAGCACAGCTCAACACTGCTTCAACTCCACACAGACTCAGTCTCCACACAGTCTCCGTTGCCACACAGCCTCACTTTTCACACAGCATCAGTTCCACATAGCCTCGGTCTATACACAGCATCAGCTCCACACAGCCTGTCTCCAAACAGCCTAAGCTCCACACAGCATCAACTCCATACAGGTGCAGCTCCACCCAGCCTCAGTGTCCACACATCAGCCTCCACACAGCTTCACTCTCCACACAGCCTCAGTTCCACACAACCTGTCTCCACAAAGCCTCAGTCTCCACACAGCCTCAGTCTCACAAACCCTCAGCTCCACACAGTCTCGGTCTCCACACAGCATCAGTCTCACAGAGCCTCAGCTCCACACAGCCTAGGATCCACACAACCTCAGTCTCCACACAGCCTCTGTCTCCATACAGCCTCCGTCTCCACACAGCCACA TCACCACACAATTTCAGTCTCCATACAGCCTCACTCTCCACACAGTCTCGATCTCCACACAACCTCAGTCTCCATACAGCCTCACTCTCCACACAGTCTCGGTCTCCCCACAGCCTCAGCTCCACACAGACTCGGTCGCTATACAGCCACGGTCTCTACACAGTCTCAATCTCCACACAGCATCAGTCTCCACGCAGCCTCTGCTCCACACAGTCTCAGTCTCCGCACAGCCAGTCTCCTCGTAGCCTCTGTCTCCACGCAGCCTCAGTCTCCAAACAGCCTCAATCTCCACCCAGCCTCAGTCTCCACACAGCCTCAGCTCCACATAGCCTCACTCTCCACACAGCCTCAGTCTCCACACAGCATCAACTCCACACAGGCACTTCTCCACACAACCTCAGCCTCCACACAGCCTCAGTGTCCACACAACCTCGGCCTCCACACAGCCTAA
- the LOC132533061 gene encoding mucin-6-like isoform X3, with product MVVSNMLRPLQIAAVLCGAKAARPLPPDNFIVCQSPTISHQLHKTTVSMHINYTQHHSPHSLSLHTASAPQSLSLHTACLLHPVLVSTQAQSPPSLSLHPASVSTLPRSPHNHSSTLLQLHTDSVSKQTRLPHSLSLHTASISTQPQSPHSLSLHTASISTQPISTQRKLHTTCLHTASAPHSLNLHTTTVSTHPQSPHCLNLHPAQAPPSLSLHTASTHRRRSTQTQSLHNLNLHTASIPHSLVLHTALVSTQSQLHKASVSTQPPSPPSLSFHPPSVSTQHQLHTASSPYSLTLHTVSSPHSLSLHTASVSTQPQSPHSLNPSTASALTLG from the exons ATGGTGGTCTCGAACATGCTCAGGCCTCTCCAGATTGCTGCCGTACTATGTGGGGCAAAAGCAGCCAGGCCTCTGCCACCTGACAACTTCATAGTGTGTCAGTCTCCAACCATATCACATCAGCTCCACAAAACAACAGTCTCCATGCACATCAACTACACACAGCATCACTCACCACACAGCCTTAGTCTCCACACAGCCTCAGCTCCACAAAGCCTCAGTCTCCACACAGCCTGTCTCCTCCACCCAGTCTTAGTCTCCACACAGGCTCAGTCTCCACCCAGCCTCAGTCTCCACCCAGC CTCAGTCTCCACACTGCCTCGGTCTCCACACAACCACAGCTCCACACTGCTTCAACTCCACACAGACTCGGTCTCCAAACAGACTCGGTTGCCACACAGCCTCAGTCTCCACACAGCCTCAATCTCCACACAGCCTCAATCTCCACACAGCCTCAGTTTGCACACAGCCTCAATCTCCACCCAGCCTATCTCCACACAGCGTAAGCTCCACACAACCTGTCTCCACACAGCCTCAGCTCCACACAGCCTCAATCTCCACACAACCACAGTCTCAACACATCCTCAGTCTCCACACTGCCTCAATCTCCACCCAGCCCAAGCTCCACCTAGCCTCAGTCTCCACACAGCATCAACACACAGGCGCAGGTCCACCCAGACTCAGTCTCTACACAACCTCAACCTCCACACAGCCTCAATTCCACACAGCCTAGTTCTCCACACAGCCTTGGTCTCAACACAGTCTCAGCTACATAAAGCCTCAGTCTCCACACAGCCTCCGTCTCCACCCAGCCTCAGTTTCCACCCACCCTCAGTCTCCACACAGCATCAGCTCCACACAGCCTCA TCTCCATACAGCCTCACTCTCCACACAGTCTCG
- the LOC132533061 gene encoding mucin-2-like isoform X2 — MVVSNMLRPLQIAAVLCGAKAARPLPPDNFIVCQSPTISHQLHKTTVSMHINYTQHHSPHSLSLHTASAPQSLSLHTACLLHPVLVSTQAQSPPSLSLHPASVSTLPRSPHNHSSTLLQLHTDSVSKQTRLPHSLSLHTASISTQPQSPHSLSLHTASISTQPISTQRKLHTTCLHTASAPHSLNLHTTTVSTHPQSPHCLNLHPAQAPPSLSLHTASTHRRRSTQTQSLHNLNLHTASIPHSLVLHTALVSTQSQLHKASVSTQPPSPPSLSFHPPSVSTQHQLHTASVSTLPRSPHKHSSTLLQLHTDSVSTQSPLPHSLTFHTASVPHSLGLYTASAPHSLSPNSLSSTQHQLHTGAAPPSLSVHTSASTQLHSPHSLSSTQPVSTKPQSPHSLSLTNPQLHTVSVSTQHQSHRASAPHSLGSTQPQSPHSLCLHTASVSTQPQYPHTSAPHSLGLHTASSPHSLSLHTASVSTQPQSPHSLNPSTASALTLG, encoded by the exons ATGGTGGTCTCGAACATGCTCAGGCCTCTCCAGATTGCTGCCGTACTATGTGGGGCAAAAGCAGCCAGGCCTCTGCCACCTGACAACTTCATAGTGTGTCAGTCTCCAACCATATCACATCAGCTCCACAAAACAACAGTCTCCATGCACATCAACTACACACAGCATCACTCACCACACAGCCTTAGTCTCCACACAGCCTCAGCTCCACAAAGCCTCAGTCTCCACACAGCCTGTCTCCTCCACCCAGTCTTAGTCTCCACACAGGCTCAGTCTCCACCCAGCCTCAGTCTCCACCCAGC CTCAGTCTCCACACTGCCTCGGTCTCCACACAACCACAGCTCCACACTGCTTCAACTCCACACAGACTCGGTCTCCAAACAGACTCGGTTGCCACACAGCCTCAGTCTCCACACAGCCTCAATCTCCACACAGCCTCAATCTCCACACAGCCTCAGTTTGCACACAGCCTCAATCTCCACCCAGCCTATCTCCACACAGCGTAAGCTCCACACAACCTGTCTCCACACAGCCTCAGCTCCACACAGCCTCAATCTCCACACAACCACAGTCTCAACACATCCTCAGTCTCCACACTGCCTCAATCTCCACCCAGCCCAAGCTCCACCTAGCCTCAGTCTCCACACAGCATCAACACACAGGCGCAGGTCCACCCAGACTCAGTCTCTACACAACCTCAACCTCCACACAGCCTCAATTCCACACAGCCTAGTTCTCCACACAGCCTTGGTCTCAACACAGTCTCAGCTACATAAAGCCTCAGTCTCCACACAGCCTCCGTCTCCACCCAGCCTCAGTTTCCACCCACCCTCAGTCTCCACACAGCATCAGCTCCACACAGCCTCAGTCTCCACACTGCCTCGGTCTCCACACAAGCACAGCTCAACACTGCTTCAACTCCACACAGACTCAGTCTCCACACAGTCTCCGTTGCCACACAGCCTCACTTTTCACACAGCATCAGTTCCACATAGCCTCGGTCTATACACAGCATCAGCTCCACACAGCCTGTCTCCAAACAGCCTAAGCTCCACACAGCATCAACTCCATACAGGTGCAGCTCCACCCAGCCTCAGTGTCCACACATCAGCCTCCACACAGCTTCACTCTCCACACAGCCTCAGTTCCACACAACCTGTCTCCACAAAGCCTCAGTCTCCACACAGCCTCAGTCTCACAAACCCTCAGCTCCACACAGTCTCGGTCTCCACACAGCATCAGTCTCACAGAGCCTCAGCTCCACACAGCCTAGGATCCACACAACCTCAGTCTCCACACAGCCTCTGTCTCCATACAGCCTCCGTCTCCACACAGCCACAGTATCCACACACTTCAGCTCCACACAGCCTCGGTCTCCACACAGCCTCA
- the LOC132533061 gene encoding mucin-2-like isoform X4 produces MVVSNMLRPLQIAAVLCGAKAARPLPPDNFIVCQSPTISHQLHKTTVSMHINYTQHHSPHSLSLHTASAPQSLSLHTACLLHPVLVSTQAQSPPSLSLHPASVSTLPRSPHNHSSTLLQLHTDSVSKQTRLPHSLSLHTASISTQPQSPHSLSLHTASISTQPISTQRKLHTTCLHTASAPHSLNLHTTTVSTHPQSPHCLNLHPAQAPPSLSLHTASTHRRRSTQTQSLHNLNLHTASIPHSLVLHTALVSTQSQLHKASVSTQPPSPPSLSFHPPSVSTQHQLHTASVSTLPRLHTASVSTQPQSPHSLSLHTASIPAQPLL; encoded by the exons ATGGTGGTCTCGAACATGCTCAGGCCTCTCCAGATTGCTGCCGTACTATGTGGGGCAAAAGCAGCCAGGCCTCTGCCACCTGACAACTTCATAGTGTGTCAGTCTCCAACCATATCACATCAGCTCCACAAAACAACAGTCTCCATGCACATCAACTACACACAGCATCACTCACCACACAGCCTTAGTCTCCACACAGCCTCAGCTCCACAAAGCCTCAGTCTCCACACAGCCTGTCTCCTCCACCCAGTCTTAGTCTCCACACAGGCTCAGTCTCCACCCAGCCTCAGTCTCCACCCAGC CTCAGTCTCCACACTGCCTCGGTCTCCACACAACCACAGCTCCACACTGCTTCAACTCCACACAGACTCGGTCTCCAAACAGACTCGGTTGCCACACAGCCTCAGTCTCCACACAGCCTCAATCTCCACACAGCCTCAATCTCCACACAGCCTCAGTTTGCACACAGCCTCAATCTCCACCCAGCCTATCTCCACACAGCGTAAGCTCCACACAACCTGTCTCCACACAGCCTCAGCTCCACACAGCCTCAATCTCCACACAACCACAGTCTCAACACATCCTCAGTCTCCACACTGCCTCAATCTCCACCCAGCCCAAGCTCCACCTAGCCTCAGTCTCCACACAGCATCAACACACAGGCGCAGGTCCACCCAGACTCAGTCTCTACACAACCTCAACCTCCACACAGCCTCAATTCCACACAGCCTAGTTCTCCACACAGCCTTGGTCTCAACACAGTCTCAGCTACATAAAGCCTCAGTCTCCACACAGCCTCCGTCTCCACCCAGCCTCAGTTTCCACCCACCCTCAGTCTCCACACAGCATCAGCTCCACACAGCCTCAGTCTCCACACTGCCTCG